Proteins found in one Triticum urartu cultivar G1812 chromosome 4, Tu2.1, whole genome shotgun sequence genomic segment:
- the LOC125553754 gene encoding thaumatin-like protein, with amino-acid sequence MASPKLFLLLISVIISMAITSTPAAAANGRIHLIMVNNCAESVWPAMLGTTGHATPQSGGFHLGPGEETTFDVPVGWSGRVWPRRGCSFDARGMGKCATGDCGGVLRCGGAPGATPTTVVEMTLGTPQSPMHFYDVSLVDGFNAPVSMTPVGGGRGCGVAACGADLNVCCPSALEVRDREGRVAGCRSACLAMGSDKYCCTGEYGTPAACKPTIFSHLFKAICPRAYSYAFDDASSLNRCKANRYLITFCPPQPE; translated from the exons ATGGCCTCCCCTAAGCTCTTCCTTCTCCTCATCAGTGTCATCATCTCCATGGCAATCACTAGTACTC CGGCGGCTGCGGCAAATGGTCGCATACATCTCATCATGGTGAACAACTGCGCCGAGTCGGTGTGGCCGGCCATGCTCGgcaccaccggccacgccacGCCGCAGTCGGGCGGCTTCCACCTCGGCCCCGGCGAAGAGACCACCTTCGACGTGCCGGTAGGGTGGTCGGGGCGGGTGTGGCCGCGCCGGGGCTGCTCCTTCGACGCGCGCGGCATGGGCAAGTGCGCCACGGGCGACTGCGGCGGCGTGCTGCGGTGCGGGGGCGCCCCGGGCGCCACCCCGACCACCGTGGTGGAGATGACGCTGGGGACTCCACAGTCGCCGATGCACTTCTACGACGTGAGCCTGGTGGACGGGTTCAACGCGCCGGTTTCCATGACGCCGGTCGGTGGCGGCCGCGGGTGCGGCGTGGCGGCGTGCGGGGCGGACCTGAACGTCTGCTGCCCGTCGGCGCTGGAGGTGAGGGACCGGGAAGGGAGGGTGGCCGGTTGCCGGAGCGCGTGCCTGGCGATGGGCAGCGACAAGTACTGCTGCACCGGGGAGTACGGGACGCCGGCGGCGTGCAAGCCCACTATCTTCTCGCACCTGTTCAAGGCCATCTGCCCCAGGGCCTACAGCTACGCCTTCGACGACGCCTCAAGCCTCAACCGCTGCAAGGCCAACCGATACCTCATCACATTCTGCCCACCACAACCTGAATGA
- the LOC125553753 gene encoding putative cyclin-D7-1, with protein MHMCSQAGTPMEDDDASGIILYCDEDPFADDSTPIPPPAAPSGGDVDDVQQVVDLAMAYKARERCFAPVGSAAYIHRLLHDHHQHGGVSSARAKAVHYIIYAFRRLGLAAATAFNATNYLDRFLSINCHLSWEVWMVELVSVACLSVACKLDEVTIPSLHDLQMEEVTSHSFRASTIRDMELTLLKALQWRLSCVTPYSYLDLLPLPTTAAANRSRCIRLLLRSLSEPSFLRFDASVVAAAALRCVALLQDHAHLIIPPLCRLGDESDECFKMMKALETSLDHHQYHKYSTADQLQGSPISVIAFESTERDSTVNSRSALSRRLFGTPTTLDP; from the exons atgcatatgtGCAGTCAGGCGGGGACACCGATGGAAGACGACGACGCGAGCGGGATCATTCTCTACTGCGACGAAGACCCTTTCGCCGACGACTCGACGCCAATTCCACCACCGGCAGCACCATCCGGCGGCGACGTTGACGATGTGCAGCAGGTGGTTGATCTGGCCATGGCGTACAAGGCCAGGGAGCGATGCTTTGCGCCCGTGGGATCGGCTGCCTACATCCACCGTCTCCTACACGACCATCATCAGCACGGCGGGGTGTCAAGCGCTAGGGCCAAAGCCGTCCACTACATCATCTAC GCGTTTAGGCGGTTGGGATTGGCGGCTGCGACGGCGTTCAACGCGACCAACTATCTGGACCGCTTCTTGTCCATCAACTGCCATCTG AGTTGGGAGGTATGGATGGTGGAACTGGTGAGCGTGGCGTGCCTGTCGGTTGCATGCAAGTTGGACGAGGTCACCATACCATCCCTCCACGATCTACAG ATGGAGGAGGTGACGAGTCATTCGTTCCGGGCGTCGACCATCCGGGACATGGAGCTGACGCTGCTCAAGGCGCTCCAATGGCGGCTGTCCTGCGTCACCCCATACTCCTACCTCGACCTCCTCCCGCTtcccaccaccgccgccgccaatcGATCTCGTTGCATCCGCCTCCTCCTTCGATCCCTCTCCG AGCCCTCGTTTCTCCGATTTGACGCCTCTGTGGTTGCCGCCGCCGCACTCAGGTGTGTGGCCCTACTGCAGGATCATGCCCATCTCATTATCCCTCCACTCTGTCGATTG GGCGATGAGTCTGACGAGTGCTTCAAGATGATGAAAGCACTTGAAACAAGCTTGGATCATCATCAATATCACAAGTACAGTACTGCTGATCAGCTGCAGGGGAGTCCGATTTCAGTGATTGCATTCGAGAGCACTGAGCGTGACAGTACAGTTAACAGCAGGTCAGCACTCAGTCGGCGCCTGTTTGGCACACCAACAACACTGGACCCATGA